Proteins from a genomic interval of Candidatus Acetothermia bacterium:
- a CDS encoding ABC transporter permease gives MARLKVLVRKEWEELFKIKMVLYGALFLPLIMGGFAGFMVWQGRGLPPGAQAALFNTALMYFLVLPVMIPVTLAVYSIVGEKEQGTLEPLLATPLTDWEIFVGKALVAVVPALALTWGVFGLFVIAARIILGEIPAGVLSVPWLLSIFVLSPLLALFGVLVSMLISSRTSDPRAAYQFSGLAVVPSLIPLIVYSARMTVVNLVLVILEGGLLVLLDLGLLYLATKLFRREEILTRWK, from the coding sequence ATGGCCCGGCTTAAGGTGCTCGTGCGGAAGGAGTGGGAAGAGCTCTTCAAGATCAAGATGGTCCTATACGGGGCGCTCTTTCTTCCCCTCATCATGGGGGGATTCGCCGGGTTCATGGTCTGGCAGGGGCGGGGCCTTCCCCCGGGAGCCCAGGCTGCGCTCTTCAACACGGCGCTCATGTACTTCCTCGTCCTCCCGGTGATGATCCCGGTCACCCTCGCCGTGTACTCGATCGTCGGGGAGAAGGAGCAGGGGACGCTCGAGCCCCTTCTCGCCACCCCGCTTACGGACTGGGAGATCTTCGTGGGGAAGGCGCTGGTGGCAGTGGTGCCCGCCCTCGCTCTCACGTGGGGGGTGTTCGGGCTGTTCGTCATCGCGGCCCGGATCATCCTCGGGGAGATCCCGGCCGGCGTGCTGTCCGTGCCGTGGCTCCTCTCCATTTTCGTCCTGTCACCGCTGCTAGCCCTGTTCGGGGTCCTCGTGTCCATGCTCATCTCCTCTCGGACGAGCGACCCCCGGGCGGCGTACCAGTTCTCCGGCCTGGCCGTGGTCCCCTCGCTCATCCCCCTCATCGTCTACTCCGCCCGCATGACCGTGGTGAACCTGGTTCTGGTGATCCTGGAGGGGGGGCTCCTCGTCCTCCTCGACCTCGGCCTCCTCTACCTCGCGACGAAGCTGTTCCGCCGTGAGGAGATCCTCACTCGATGGAAGTGA
- the glgA gene encoding glycogen synthase GlgA produces the protein MFVAAEVAPFAKVGGLADVAAALPRALAELGVETAVVAPKYRVVAERGKLSRAARFTVPVAGEEKPCTAYRGTLPKSKVPVYFLGHDPYFDRPGIYGEKGGEYPDSLARFTFLSRGALALAEALAWRPDVIHANDWHTALIPVYLRLGKAGLRAKTVFTIHNLAYQGWFPADQASAIGLDAESIRFLAIGNHVNLLKGGIQAADLLTTVSPRYAVEILDHGEGLEAVLRARKDDLVGVLNGVDYTVWNPARDPYLWAAYSADDPAGKTENKRRLRAELGLVDDGSPLVGMISRLAEQKGFDLVAQAFDRMMALGIQFVVLGTGDPRYEAFFQEAVERYPGRAKALIAFSEEWAHRIEAAADIFLMPSRFEPCGLNQMYSLRYGAVPVVRATGGLKDTVHECDPVRDTGNGFTFTDYTADAMLEALGRAVHLFRRDPAAWRRLVQRGMREDHSWTRSAQVHLTLYERLLGQQSP, from the coding sequence ATGTTCGTTGCAGCGGAGGTGGCGCCGTTCGCCAAGGTGGGGGGCCTGGCCGATGTGGCCGCCGCCCTGCCCCGGGCCCTGGCCGAACTGGGGGTGGAGACGGCGGTGGTCGCCCCCAAGTACCGGGTGGTGGCGGAGAGGGGGAAGCTATCCCGGGCTGCCCGGTTCACCGTCCCCGTGGCCGGGGAGGAGAAGCCGTGCACCGCATACCGGGGGACACTGCCCAAGAGCAAGGTCCCGGTCTACTTCTTGGGACACGACCCGTACTTCGACCGGCCGGGGATCTACGGGGAGAAGGGCGGGGAGTACCCGGATTCCCTGGCCCGGTTCACCTTCCTCTCCCGGGGGGCGCTCGCCCTGGCCGAGGCGCTGGCGTGGCGGCCGGACGTGATCCACGCCAACGACTGGCACACCGCCCTCATCCCGGTGTACCTCCGCCTCGGGAAGGCGGGTCTTCGCGCCAAGACCGTGTTCACCATCCACAACCTCGCCTACCAGGGGTGGTTCCCGGCCGACCAGGCTAGCGCCATCGGCCTCGATGCGGAAAGCATCCGTTTTCTCGCCATCGGGAACCACGTCAACCTCCTCAAGGGCGGCATCCAGGCCGCCGACCTCCTGACCACGGTCTCCCCGCGCTACGCCGTGGAGATCCTGGACCACGGGGAGGGCCTCGAAGCCGTCCTGCGGGCACGCAAAGACGACCTCGTGGGGGTGCTGAACGGGGTGGACTACACGGTGTGGAACCCGGCCCGCGATCCGTACCTGTGGGCGGCGTACTCCGCGGACGATCCCGCGGGCAAGACCGAGAACAAGCGGCGGCTGCGGGCGGAGCTTGGGCTCGTGGACGACGGAAGCCCCCTCGTGGGGATGATCTCCCGCCTCGCCGAGCAGAAGGGGTTCGACCTGGTAGCCCAGGCGTTTGACCGGATGATGGCGCTCGGCATCCAGTTCGTGGTCCTCGGCACCGGCGACCCCCGGTACGAGGCGTTCTTCCAAGAGGCGGTGGAGCGGTACCCAGGCCGGGCCAAGGCCCTGATCGCGTTCTCCGAGGAATGGGCCCATCGGATCGAGGCCGCGGCCGACATCTTCCTCATGCCGTCCCGGTTCGAGCCGTGCGGCCTCAACCAGATGTACTCGCTGCGGTACGGGGCGGTACCGGTGGTGCGGGCCACCGGCGGGCTCAAGGACACGGTCCACGAGTGCGACCCGGTGCGCGATACAGGGAACGGGTTCACGTTCACGGACTACACCGCGGACGCGATGCTCGAGGCTCTGGGACGGGCGGTGCACCTCTTTCGCCGGGATCCGGCGGCATGGCGGCGGCTTGTGCAGCGCGGGATGCGCGAGGACCACTCCTGGACACGGTCGGCCCAGGTACACCTGACCCTGTACGAGCGCCTGCTCGGCCAGCAAAGCCCGTGA
- a CDS encoding ABC transporter permease subunit, which produces MSGVWSLFAKEMRQAVRDRRTVFITVFFPLVFYPLLFGFMGGLIRKEESRLAELVPRVLVVAEGEDALARALREARELEVWFVPDVAVGKEELTGGYADVVLEVRPVPERGELGYALTLYGVGTRPEAQAAVAKVKAFLQAYFQGVVLARLSDLGIDPKDLEPPFSIAVVDVEGETALGRMLLSRMLPYFLVLSIISGAMGFGAEITAGEKERGTLATLLVSRLTRTEVVAGKFLAILAVSLTTTFLSAVGLLLGIRSFGAGLGGLSLAAAGWILVLLLPLAMALAAVVLIVGSFARNQKEASAYLLPLVMLIVLVGVSTMVGTAEPQGARLAIPIAGPLAAIQRALAGTLAPAEVGWAFLSSLALALGLLAIAVRVFRSEQVLFRV; this is translated from the coding sequence GTGAGCGGCGTGTGGTCGCTGTTCGCCAAGGAGATGCGGCAGGCGGTCCGCGATCGGCGGACCGTCTTCATCACCGTGTTCTTCCCCCTCGTGTTCTATCCGCTCCTCTTTGGCTTCATGGGCGGGCTCATCCGCAAGGAGGAAAGCCGCCTCGCCGAGCTTGTCCCCCGGGTGCTGGTGGTGGCGGAGGGGGAGGATGCCCTGGCGCGGGCGTTGCGGGAGGCCAGGGAGCTTGAGGTGTGGTTCGTCCCCGACGTCGCCGTGGGCAAAGAGGAGCTCACCGGGGGATACGCGGACGTGGTGCTGGAGGTTCGGCCGGTGCCCGAACGGGGCGAGCTCGGCTACGCCCTCACCCTGTACGGGGTCGGGACGCGCCCCGAGGCCCAGGCCGCGGTGGCCAAGGTGAAGGCGTTCCTCCAGGCGTACTTCCAGGGGGTGGTCCTGGCCCGGCTGAGCGACCTCGGGATCGATCCCAAGGATCTCGAGCCCCCGTTTTCCATTGCCGTGGTGGACGTGGAGGGAGAGACGGCGCTGGGGCGGATGCTCCTCTCCCGGATGCTCCCCTATTTTCTGGTCCTGTCCATCATCTCCGGGGCGATGGGGTTCGGGGCGGAGATCACCGCCGGGGAGAAGGAGCGGGGGACGCTGGCGACCCTGCTCGTGTCCCGCCTCACCCGCACCGAGGTCGTGGCCGGGAAATTCTTGGCCATTCTCGCCGTGTCCCTGACCACGACGTTTCTTTCCGCGGTAGGGCTGCTCCTGGGGATTCGGTCGTTCGGGGCCGGGCTGGGCGGATTGTCCCTCGCCGCCGCGGGGTGGATCCTCGTGCTGCTTCTGCCGCTGGCGATGGCCCTGGCGGCGGTGGTGCTGATCGTGGGGAGCTTCGCCCGAAACCAGAAGGAGGCGAGCGCGTACCTTCTGCCCCTGGTGATGCTGATCGTGCTCGTGGGCGTATCCACCATGGTCGGGACGGCCGAGCCCCAAGGGGCGCGGCTGGCGATCCCCATCGCCGGGCCTCTAGCCGCCATCCAGCGGGCGCTGGCGGGCACACTCGCCCCGGCTGAGGTGGGGTGGGCGTTTCTGTCCTCGCTCGCCTTGGCCCTTGGCCTCCTCGCCATCGCCGTGCGCGTGTTCCGGTCGGAGCAGGTCCTGTTTCGGGTCTAG
- a CDS encoding right-handed parallel beta-helix repeat-containing protein yields the protein MRNAIVLLAVMGMAALAWGQGWGPHAPIFIHGDDQFTWENGVTGGSGTAEDPYVIEGWIIDTKGYDYGIYIDHTRAHFVIRNCQIRYPQEKAGIMLSAVRNGRIEGTSVYGGRVGIHLLATSDTVVTGSAIGYCDYGVVVSTASERNVIYGNSVIGCGFPAQDEGRDNRWHHEGRGNHWSDYRGPDLNKDGIGDTPYELVPDRYPLIEPPVKLPEGAAPMRTVNLSQVGERGIVALAPGSLLRLTATDIGVGVDKILYRLDGGEWIAYKDPFPLPGGRAIVRMEYYAVDKLGNREPVKSLTIYLDIQPPVTRIVAGDPHYLAPDGKLWVTSRTPLELRSEDASGTANIFFRIDEGAWRNYIEPFTIPGPEGPHKVDYYAIDLYGNREAVQSAVLWKDDSAPSTQPSMAEGGKPPFEEPAPKAPVTETPVPPAPQPPVTPPALTFRITLTQANLVEDLGVGSDWKLSCALNGEVKEIQTASLPLLLYRGAATELSLTLWATEVDEAQDDVGEHVLTLSPPWTVASYDLEVVVYEDGVQTSEKLARWRFTVEVTEAGR from the coding sequence ATGCGCAACGCCATCGTGTTGCTGGCCGTGATGGGGATGGCCGCCCTGGCCTGGGGTCAGGGATGGGGCCCGCACGCCCCCATCTTCATCCACGGCGACGACCAGTTCACCTGGGAGAACGGGGTGACGGGCGGCTCGGGCACGGCGGAGGACCCTTACGTGATCGAGGGCTGGATCATCGACACCAAGGGCTACGATTACGGGATCTACATCGACCACACCCGCGCCCACTTCGTGATCCGCAACTGCCAGATCCGCTATCCCCAGGAGAAGGCGGGGATCATGCTCTCGGCCGTGCGCAACGGCCGCATCGAGGGCACCAGCGTGTACGGCGGCCGAGTAGGGATCCACCTCCTTGCGACCAGCGACACCGTCGTCACCGGAAGTGCCATCGGCTACTGTGACTACGGCGTCGTGGTCTCCACGGCCTCCGAGCGCAACGTGATCTACGGCAACAGCGTCATCGGCTGCGGGTTCCCGGCCCAGGACGAGGGGCGGGACAACCGCTGGCACCACGAGGGCCGGGGCAACCACTGGTCCGACTACCGCGGCCCGGACCTGAACAAGGACGGGATCGGGGATACCCCGTACGAGTTGGTCCCGGATCGCTATCCCCTCATCGAACCGCCGGTGAAGCTGCCGGAGGGGGCCGCCCCGATGCGCACCGTCAACCTGTCCCAGGTCGGGGAGCGGGGGATCGTGGCCCTGGCCCCGGGGAGCTTGCTCCGGCTCACCGCCACCGACATCGGGGTCGGGGTGGACAAGATCCTGTACCGCTTGGACGGCGGAGAATGGATCGCCTACAAGGACCCGTTCCCCCTCCCCGGGGGCCGGGCCATAGTGCGCATGGAGTACTACGCGGTGGACAAGCTGGGGAACCGCGAGCCCGTGAAGTCCCTGACCATCTACCTCGACATCCAGCCGCCGGTGACGCGGATCGTCGCCGGCGACCCACACTACCTCGCCCCGGACGGGAAGCTGTGGGTCACGTCCCGCACCCCGCTCGAACTTAGGAGCGAGGACGCGTCCGGCACGGCCAACATCTTCTTCCGCATCGACGAGGGGGCGTGGCGGAACTACATCGAGCCGTTCACCATTCCCGGCCCGGAGGGCCCGCACAAGGTCGACTACTACGCGATCGACCTCTACGGAAACCGGGAGGCGGTCCAGTCGGCGGTCCTGTGGAAGGACGACTCCGCTCCCTCCACCCAACCGTCCATGGCCGAAGGGGGCAAGCCCCCTTTTGAGGAACCGGCGCCGAAGGCCCCGGTGACGGAAACCCCGGTCCCTCCGGCGCCGCAGCCGCCTGTGACGCCCCCGGCGCTGACGTTCCGGATCACCCTGACCCAGGCCAATCTCGTGGAGGACTTGGGCGTGGGGTCCGACTGGAAGCTCAGCTGCGCGCTGAACGGCGAGGTGAAGGAGATCCAGACGGCGTCCCTCCCCCTCCTCCTGTACCGTGGGGCGGCGACGGAGCTCAGCCTCACCCTGTGGGCCACGGAGGTGGACGAGGCCCAGGACGACGTGGGCGAGCACGTCCTCACCCTGTCCCCGCCGTGGACGGTGGCGAGCTACGACCTCGAGGTCGTGGTGTACGAGGACGGCGTGCAGACGAGCGAGAAGCTCGCGCGCTGGCGGTTCACGGTGGAGGTGACCGAGGCGGGCCGGTGA
- a CDS encoding ABC transporter ATP-binding protein, with amino-acid sequence MTAIVAEGLTKVFRARRGPVRAVDGLSFTVEEGEIFGLLGPNGAGKTTTLRTLATLLRPTAGRAEVYGHDVRKDPQRVREVLGFLATETGLYERLTPWETLLFFGRVFGLPQSEVAGRAEAVLTTLGLWELKDRRVGTLSTGERQKLSFARCLIHDPPLLVLDEPTAGLDVFVARAVADLVLELREAGKTVLLSTHNMHLAERLCGRVGIIHRGRLVAVGTPDELGAAVGGADFEEVFFRTLERAGLSFGGAKAVP; translated from the coding sequence ATGACCGCGATCGTCGCCGAGGGGCTGACCAAGGTGTTCCGGGCCCGGCGCGGCCCGGTGCGGGCGGTGGACGGCCTCTCGTTCACCGTGGAGGAGGGGGAGATCTTTGGCCTCCTCGGCCCTAACGGGGCCGGCAAGACCACGACCTTACGGACGCTCGCCACCCTCCTCCGGCCGACCGCGGGCCGGGCCGAGGTGTACGGACACGACGTGCGCAAGGATCCCCAACGGGTGCGGGAAGTGCTCGGGTTCCTGGCCACGGAGACCGGCCTGTACGAACGGCTCACCCCGTGGGAGACGCTTCTCTTCTTCGGCCGCGTGTTCGGCCTTCCTCAATCGGAGGTGGCGGGACGGGCGGAGGCGGTGCTCACGACGCTGGGGTTATGGGAGCTCAAGGACCGGCGGGTGGGGACGCTGTCCACCGGGGAGCGGCAGAAGCTCTCGTTTGCGCGGTGCCTGATCCACGACCCGCCGCTCCTCGTCCTGGACGAGCCTACCGCCGGGCTCGACGTGTTCGTGGCCCGGGCCGTGGCGGACCTCGTCCTGGAGCTCCGCGAGGCGGGGAAGACCGTGCTCCTCTCCACCCACAACATGCACCTCGCCGAGCGGCTGTGCGGGCGGGTGGGGATCATCCACCGGGGGCGGCTGGTGGCGGTGGGGACCCCCGACGAGCTGGGGGCGGCGGTGGGAGGCGCGGACTTCGAGGAGGTGTTCTTCCGCACCTTGGAACGGGCGGGGCTGTCCTTCGGTGGGGCGAAGGCTGTCCCTTAA
- the serS gene encoding serine--tRNA ligase, protein MLDIRTIRSDPDRVLTRLRRRDPTIDLAPLLALDEERRELLKRVEDLRRRQNEGSEEVAALAREGRAAERDALLAELREVAAQRKDAEERLAQVEQKLSAELLTLPNIPHDSVPTGTKEEKVVLRSFGEPPAFDCPAKHHLALAEDLGLLDMERAAKVAGARFPMYTGEGALLEFTLIHWMLELHARDHGYRPILPPILANRTSFLVSGQLPKFEDELYRCPEDGLYLNPTAESLLVNLHRDEILSEEDLPLRYVAYTPCFRREAGSYGEEQRGLIRVHQFNKIELFHYTTPERSYDDLDELVGHAEAILKRLGLHYRVALLTAQDLAQQSAKTIDLEVWLPAQGRYYEVSSCSNCEDYQARRGNIRYRPAQGGRPRFVHTLNGSGLATSRLFAAILEQNQTADGKVTLPPVLAERLGERTLE, encoded by the coding sequence ATGCTCGACATACGCACGATTCGAAGCGATCCGGACCGGGTTCTGACCCGCCTCCGCCGCCGCGACCCCACGATCGACCTCGCCCCGCTCCTTGCCCTGGACGAGGAACGGCGGGAGCTCCTGAAACGGGTTGAGGACCTACGTCGCCGCCAGAACGAGGGCTCGGAGGAGGTGGCCGCCCTGGCTCGGGAGGGCCGTGCGGCCGAGCGCGACGCCCTCCTCGCCGAGCTGCGGGAGGTGGCGGCGCAGCGGAAGGACGCGGAGGAACGCCTCGCCCAGGTGGAGCAGAAGCTCTCGGCGGAGCTCCTCACGCTGCCCAACATCCCCCACGATTCGGTCCCCACCGGGACCAAGGAGGAGAAGGTCGTCCTCCGCTCGTTCGGGGAGCCGCCGGCGTTCGACTGCCCCGCCAAGCACCACCTGGCTCTCGCCGAAGACCTTGGGCTCCTGGACATGGAGCGGGCGGCCAAGGTGGCCGGGGCCCGGTTCCCCATGTACACGGGAGAAGGGGCACTCCTGGAGTTCACCCTCATCCACTGGATGCTCGAACTCCACGCGCGGGACCACGGGTACCGCCCCATCCTCCCCCCGATCCTCGCCAACCGCACCTCGTTCCTCGTGTCCGGGCAGCTCCCCAAGTTCGAGGACGAGCTCTACCGCTGTCCCGAGGACGGCCTCTACCTCAACCCGACCGCGGAGTCGCTGCTTGTGAACCTCCATCGGGACGAGATCCTGTCCGAAGAGGATCTCCCCTTGCGGTATGTTGCCTACACCCCGTGCTTCCGCCGTGAGGCGGGGAGCTACGGGGAGGAGCAGCGGGGCCTGATCCGCGTCCACCAGTTCAACAAAATTGAGCTGTTCCACTACACGACCCCGGAGCGGTCCTACGACGACCTGGACGAACTCGTCGGCCACGCGGAAGCGATCCTCAAGCGTCTCGGCCTCCACTATCGGGTGGCCCTCCTCACCGCCCAAGACCTGGCCCAGCAGTCGGCGAAGACGATCGACCTCGAGGTGTGGCTTCCTGCTCAAGGCCGCTACTACGAGGTCTCTTCCTGCTCGAACTGCGAGGACTACCAGGCCCGGCGAGGGAACATCCGGTATCGGCCGGCCCAGGGGGGCCGACCGCGGTTCGTCCACACCCTGAACGGGTCCGGACTCGCCACGTCCCGGCTGTTCGCGGCCATCCTCGAGCAGAACCAGACCGCGGACGGGAAGGTCACCCTGCCCCCAGTGCTGGCCGAGCGCCTCGGGGAACGCACCCTGGAATGA
- a CDS encoding alkaline phosphatase family protein: protein MISLDGVPGSLVEEAFASGRLAPLGALWAQGAAVPLRSTIPPISSVAWATYATGVGPGTHGIYGFVDRDPWTMRERLPTSWDLAAPTLWDRLGRVGGRAAVVNLPLTYPARPIAGWLVAGFPAPDLARAAYPEALARDLVKGGYVVDPDPALVAEPERFFAEARRSLDCQRRVALRLVREDWNLFHFHIMVTDRVNHFFFRSRKPDGPQHRGFWAAYERVAEAVSEVVDALPEGTELLLLSDHGFADARWEVDLNAHLVEAGLLQLGDAGAGLSRVKPGSAAYSLTPGRVYLLRRGRERDGWIAPDDGDRWLARVETALRELKVPDGAPAVADVLAGADVYRGPRASLGPDLVVLPVPGVELRGRWDGGPVFRPSPRQGGHTLDGAFLWIRGREAQPGTILDVPPTVWALLGLPIPGEFEGQPLVRP from the coding sequence GTGATCAGCTTGGATGGGGTGCCGGGCTCGCTCGTGGAGGAGGCGTTTGCCTCCGGGCGGCTCGCGCCCCTGGGTGCGCTTTGGGCCCAAGGGGCGGCAGTTCCGCTTCGGTCCACCATCCCCCCCATCTCGTCGGTGGCCTGGGCCACCTACGCCACCGGGGTCGGCCCAGGGACCCACGGGATCTACGGGTTCGTGGACCGCGACCCGTGGACGATGCGGGAACGGCTGCCCACGTCGTGGGACCTCGCTGCCCCCACCCTGTGGGACCGGCTCGGGCGGGTCGGCGGACGGGCGGCCGTGGTGAACCTGCCGCTCACCTACCCGGCGCGGCCGATCGCTGGGTGGCTGGTGGCCGGGTTCCCCGCCCCGGACCTGGCCCGGGCCGCGTATCCCGAGGCGTTGGCCCGGGACCTGGTGAAAGGGGGATACGTGGTGGATCCCGATCCGGCGCTGGTGGCCGAGCCCGAACGGTTTTTCGCGGAAGCCCGGCGATCCCTGGACTGCCAGCGGCGGGTCGCGCTGCGCCTGGTGCGGGAGGACTGGAATCTCTTCCACTTCCACATCATGGTCACCGACCGGGTGAACCACTTCTTCTTCCGTTCCCGAAAGCCCGATGGCCCCCAACACCGGGGGTTCTGGGCGGCCTACGAGCGGGTGGCGGAAGCCGTATCCGAGGTGGTGGACGCGCTGCCGGAGGGGACGGAGCTTCTCCTCCTGTCCGACCACGGGTTCGCCGACGCGCGGTGGGAGGTGGACCTCAACGCCCACCTCGTGGAGGCGGGCCTCCTCCAGCTTGGGGACGCGGGAGCGGGCCTTTCGCGGGTCAAGCCGGGCTCGGCCGCGTACAGCCTGACCCCGGGGCGCGTGTACCTCCTCCGTCGGGGGCGGGAGCGGGACGGCTGGATCGCCCCCGACGATGGGGACCGGTGGCTCGCCCGGGTGGAAACTGCCCTGCGCGAGCTCAAGGTGCCGGACGGGGCGCCCGCGGTGGCGGATGTGCTGGCCGGTGCGGACGTATACCGCGGGCCGCGGGCTAGCTTGGGCCCGGACCTGGTGGTGCTGCCCGTTCCCGGGGTCGAGCTGCGCGGCCGCTGGGACGGAGGGCCCGTGTTCCGCCCTTCCCCGCGCCAGGGCGGGCACACGTTGGACGGGGCGTTTCTCTGGATCCGTGGGCGGGAGGCGCAACCGGGGACGATCCTGGACGTTCCGCCTACGGTGTGGGCCCTGCTTGGGCTGCCCATCCCGGGCGAGTTCGAAGGACAACCGCTGGTGAGGCCATGA
- a CDS encoding MBL fold metallo-hydrolase, producing the protein MKLIAYSKALYSTWMYYAPDRILFDCGEGVSIFLENRVFAIKHVFLSHGHADHISGLMGLINIRNNAMGDQEKELRVHYPAGSHFVSELIHYFARTNRRLQYHLEWIPLQPGDRVNLLPGRMPRYIEAFATVHSRGEPSLGYNVAEVRRRLKPDYRGFSQDEILGLVRAGRKDEISEEYVQYLFSYGGDSVPLNPALVQGTEVLCHEATFLAEEDRKEYKHATLWEAIEVARKAEVQKELIAFHISSRYRGELAAVEREVAQKKLPFSVRLIPPDEVVTLE; encoded by the coding sequence ATGAAACTGATCGCCTACTCCAAGGCCCTGTACTCCACATGGATGTACTACGCCCCGGACCGGATCCTGTTCGACTGCGGGGAAGGGGTGAGCATCTTCCTCGAGAACCGTGTGTTCGCGATCAAGCACGTGTTCCTCTCCCACGGCCACGCCGACCACATCTCCGGGCTGATGGGGCTCATCAACATCCGCAACAACGCCATGGGCGATCAGGAGAAGGAGCTCCGCGTTCACTACCCGGCCGGGAGCCACTTCGTGAGCGAGCTCATCCACTACTTCGCCCGCACCAACCGCCGCCTCCAATACCACCTCGAGTGGATTCCGCTTCAGCCCGGGGATCGGGTGAACCTTCTTCCGGGGCGGATGCCGCGGTACATCGAGGCGTTCGCCACCGTGCACAGCCGTGGCGAGCCCTCGCTTGGGTACAACGTGGCCGAGGTCCGTCGGCGGCTCAAGCCCGACTACCGGGGGTTCTCCCAGGACGAGATCCTCGGCCTCGTGCGGGCCGGAAGGAAGGACGAGATCTCCGAGGAGTACGTGCAGTACCTGTTCTCCTACGGCGGCGACTCCGTGCCGCTGAACCCGGCCTTGGTGCAGGGCACGGAAGTGCTCTGCCACGAGGCGACGTTCCTTGCCGAGGAGGACCGGAAGGAGTACAAACACGCCACCCTCTGGGAAGCGATCGAGGTCGCGCGGAAGGCGGAGGTGCAAAAGGAATTGATTGCCTTCCACATATCGAGCCGGTACCGGGGAGAGCTCGCGGCGGTGGAGCGGGAGGTCGCCCAGAAAAAGCTCCCGTTCAGCGTCCGGCTCATCCCCCCGGACGAGGTTGTCACCCTGGAATAA
- the gabT gene encoding 4-aminobutyrate--2-oxoglutarate transaminase: MHQEVTLARKYIRIVTEVPGPKSRAVMAQKEQVVAKPLGTLAPFVAAKAEGVVVEDLDGNRFLDFSGGWGVMNVGHNHPKVVAAVQAQASRCLHTDFTAIPYAPLVELAARLGKLAPGSTPKKCAFFNSGAEAVENAVKFSRAATGRKAVLVFENAFHGRTLLTMTMTHKAIPYKAGFGPYASDVYRLPYPYPYRTPVSMAEIERRMLSLVDPREVACVVVEPVIGEGGFIVPPPEFLPFLRDLADRYGFLFVADEVQCGVGRTGKFFACEHFGVEPDLIAVAKSIAGGLPLSAVVGKAPVMDAPIPGAIGSTYGGNPVACAAALAVLDVIEEEKLLDRAVHIGEVLTKGLRDLARHFPVIGEVRGVGAMMAMELVRDRKTKEPAPEITKAVQQEALRRGVVFPTAGLYGNVIRFLVPLTTPDDALAEGLAVLGEAFAAAVK; this comes from the coding sequence GTGCATCAGGAGGTCACATTGGCGCGCAAGTACATCCGGATCGTCACCGAGGTCCCTGGGCCGAAGTCCAGGGCGGTGATGGCTCAGAAGGAACAGGTCGTGGCCAAACCGCTCGGGACCCTGGCCCCGTTCGTGGCGGCCAAGGCCGAGGGCGTGGTGGTTGAGGACCTGGACGGCAACCGATTCCTCGACTTCTCCGGCGGGTGGGGGGTGATGAACGTCGGGCACAACCACCCCAAGGTGGTGGCCGCCGTTCAGGCCCAAGCCAGCCGGTGTCTGCACACCGACTTCACCGCCATCCCCTACGCGCCCCTGGTGGAGCTGGCGGCGCGGCTTGGAAAGCTCGCCCCTGGTTCGACCCCCAAGAAGTGCGCGTTCTTCAACTCCGGGGCCGAGGCGGTCGAGAACGCGGTCAAGTTCTCCCGCGCGGCCACGGGGCGGAAGGCGGTGCTCGTGTTCGAGAACGCGTTCCACGGCCGGACCCTGCTCACGATGACCATGACCCACAAGGCGATCCCGTACAAGGCTGGATTCGGCCCGTATGCCTCGGACGTGTACCGCCTGCCCTACCCCTATCCCTACCGGACCCCGGTGTCCATGGCCGAGATCGAGCGCCGGATGCTCTCGCTCGTGGACCCACGGGAGGTGGCCTGTGTCGTGGTGGAGCCGGTGATCGGGGAGGGCGGGTTCATCGTCCCTCCCCCTGAGTTCCTCCCGTTTCTGCGCGACTTGGCCGATCGCTACGGGTTTCTGTTCGTGGCCGACGAGGTTCAGTGCGGGGTCGGCCGGACGGGCAAGTTCTTCGCGTGCGAGCACTTCGGGGTGGAGCCGGACCTGATCGCCGTGGCCAAGTCCATCGCCGGGGGACTCCCCCTGTCGGCGGTGGTTGGCAAGGCCCCGGTGATGGACGCCCCGATCCCGGGGGCGATCGGCAGCACCTATGGCGGCAACCCGGTGGCCTGCGCCGCGGCGCTCGCGGTGCTGGACGTGATCGAGGAGGAGAAGCTCCTCGACCGCGCCGTGCACATCGGCGAGGTGCTCACCAAGGGGCTCAGAGACCTCGCGCGCCACTTTCCGGTGATCGGCGAGGTCCGGGGCGTGGGGGCGATGATGGCGATGGAGCTCGTGCGCGATCGGAAGACCAAGGAACCCGCGCCCGAGATCACCAAGGCCGTGCAGCAGGAGGCGCTGCGCCGCGGGGTCGTGTTCCCCACCGCCGGGCTCTACGGGAACGTGATCCGGTTCCTGGTGCCGCTCACGACCCCGGACGACGCCCTGGCCGAAGGGTTAGCCGTGCTCGGAGAGGCGTTCGCTGCGGCCGTGAAGTGA